TCCGGCGGGGCTGGTGATCGTCACCAAAGTGGGAGCCCGCCGCCCGCCTGACCGTTCATGGCAGCCGGCCATCTCGCCCGAGGAACTGACCGCCGGCGTCCATGACAACCTGCGCAACCTGGGGCTGGACGCCCTGGATGTCGTCAACTACCGCACCATGGGGTCAGTCCATGGCCCAGCGGAGGGGTCCATCGCCGAACAGATAACGGCCCTGGCCGATCTAAAGCGTAAGGGGCTGATTCGCCACATCGGCCTGAGCAACGTTACGGCCGCCCAGATCGCCGAAGCGCAGGCGATTACCGACGTCGTGTGCGTGCAGAACAACTACAACCTGGCTCACCGCGACGACGACGCCCTGATCGACGACCTGGCCCGGCGGGGCATCCCGTACGTGCCGTTTTTCCCGCTCGGCGGGTTCACGCCGCTGCAGTCATCCACCTTGTCCACGGTTGCGGACC
Above is a window of Verrucomicrobiota bacterium DNA encoding:
- a CDS encoding oxidoreductase is translated as MSEATLGGRFTFPGTSLTVHRIGYGAMQLAGPGVWGPPKDPDGAITLLREAIAAGVNHIDTSDFYGPHVTNQVIRQALHPYPAGLVIVTKVGARRPPDRSWQPAISPEELTAGVHDNLRNLGLDALDVVNYRTMGSVHGPAEGSIAEQITALADLKRKGLIRHIGLSNVTAAQIAEAQAITDVVCVQNNYNLAHRDDDALIDDLARRGIPYVPFFPLGGFTPLQSSTLSTVADRLGAKPMQVALAWLLHRSPNILLIPGTSSIVHLRENLAAGRLTLSPQTLTELDGIAAAGAV